Proteins encoded together in one Dasypus novemcinctus isolate mDasNov1 chromosome 9, mDasNov1.1.hap2, whole genome shotgun sequence window:
- the FBXO2 gene encoding F-box only protein 2 produces the protein MDGDGDPESVGQPEASPEEQPEEQGEQPEETGAAEEEPPEEEAAEAAAYLAELPEPLLLRVLAELPAAELVQACRLVCLRWKELVDGAPLWLLKCQQEGLVAEGGTDDERDHWQQFYFLSKRRRNLLRNPCGEEDLEGWCDVEHGGDGWRVEELPGDCGEEFSHDESVKKYFASSFEWCRKAQVIDLQAEGYWEELLDTTQPAIVVKDWYSGRSDAGCLYELTVKLLSEHEDVLAEFTSGQVAVPQDSDDGGWIEISHTFTDYGPGLRFVRFEHAGQDSVYWKGWFGARVTNSGVWVEP, from the exons ATGGACGGAGACGGCGACCCAG AGAGCGTGGGCCAGCCCGAGGCGAGCCCGGAGGAGCAGCCGGAGGAGCAGGGGGAGCAGCCGGAGGAGACGGGCGCGGCGGAGGAGGAGCCGCCGGAGGAGGAGGCGGCCGAGGCGGCGGCGTACCTGGCCGAGCTGCCCGAGCCGCTGCTGCTGCGCGTGCTGGCCGAGCTGCCGGCCGCCGAGCTGGTGCAGGCCTGCCGCCTCGTGTGCCTGCGCTGGAAGGAGCTGGTGGACGGCGCCCCCCTGTGGCTGCTCAAGTGCCAGCAGGAGGGGCTGGTGGCCGAGGGCGGCACGGACGACGAGCGTGACCACTGGCAGCAGTTCTACTTTCTGAGCAAGCGGCGGCGCAACCTGCTGCGCAACCCGTGCGGGGAAG AGGACTTGGAGGGCTGGTGTGACGTGGAGCACGGTGGGGACGGCTGGAGGGTGGAGGAGCTGCCCGGAGACTGCGGAGAGGAATTCAGCCACGATGAGAGCGTCAAGAAATACTTTGCCTCCTCGTTTGA GTGGTGCCGTAAAGCCCAGGTGATTGACCTGCAGGCCGAGGGGTACTGGGAGGAGCTGCTGGACACGACTCAGCCGGCCATCGTGGTCAAGGACTG GTACTCGGGCCGCAGCGACGCCGGCTGCCTGTACGAGCTCACGGTCAAGCTGCTGTCGGAGCACGAGGACGTGCTGGCCGAATTCACCAGCGGGCAGGTGGCAGTGCCCCAGGACAGCGACGACGGGGGCTGGATCGAG ATCTCCCACACCTTCACCGACTACGGCCCTGGCCTCCGCTTCGTCCGCTTCGAGCACGCGGGGCAGGACTCCGTCTACTGGAAGGGCTGGTTCGGGGCTCGGGTGACCAACAGCGGCGTGTGGGTGGAGCCCTGA